The following coding sequences lie in one Cannabis sativa cultivar Pink pepper isolate KNU-18-1 chromosome 5, ASM2916894v1, whole genome shotgun sequence genomic window:
- the LOC115717496 gene encoding uncharacterized protein LOC115717496 produces MRNIEELDLDELIWSLQNYELSRWKKTKKQKDVVKDKSDASIALIHQENKKPVLEELNGITDETVALLMRNYAKFLKKNYRRNFPADKENALKKNKATWSDSEEEKNSIASESTDEDKQVLAFMAQSCHSIESEDDATSTSSEADSVGRQNAYEEIFAQREYMTKQIRGLKSSLEQVETEKGKLEDMVKNLNKRLDEKENEIYKLTDDLIITKQALQFIPTGTAAINQTLQLQKPYGDRTSLGYKMLYKQGNNLSVENSLPSNVDLTKKEDGLPDIPTTINELDSSNKRQVPSGPTKLKFEGRRIDVGNLPQNDKFIPTCHFCNREGHIRPKCYKLQNYLKAMIN; encoded by the exons ATGAGAAACATTGAGGAACTTGATCTTGATGAGCTCATTTGGTCCTTGCAAAATTATGAGTTGTCACGAtggaagaaaaccaagaaacaGAAGGATGTGGTCAAGGATAAATCTGATGCGAGTATAGCTCTCATTCATCAAGAAAACAAGAAACCGGTTTTAGAGGAATTGAATGGCATTACTGACGAGACTGTTGCCTTGTTAATGAGAAACTATGcaaaattcttgaaaaagaaCTACAGGAGAAATTTTCCAGCTGATAAAGAAAATGCTCTCAAGAAGAACAAAG CAACTTGGAGTGAtagtgaagaagaaaagaactcCATTGCCAGTGAAAGCACGGATGAGGATAAGCAGGTACTAGCTTTCATGGCCCAAAGCTGTCACTCAATTGAGTCTGAAGATGATGCAACCTCCACTTCATCAGAAGCTGACAGCGTAGGTAGACAAAATGCATATGAGGAAATATTTGCCCAAAGGGAGTACATGACTAAACAGATCAGAGGTCTAAAAAGCTCCCTAGAGCAAGTGGAGACTGAAAAAGGCAAGTTAGAGGACATGGTCAAAAACCTCAACAAACGTCTTGATGAGAAGGAGAATGAGATTTATAAACTAACTGATGATCTGATTATAACTAAGCAAGCACTGCAATTCATTCCCACAGGCACAGCTGCTATCAATCAAACCCTACAACTTCAGAAGCCTTATGGTGACCGAACCTCCTTAGGTTATAAGATGTTGTATAAACAGGGTAATAACCTGTCAGTTGAGAATTCACTCCCCTCAAATGTCGATCTGACGAAAAAGGAAGATGGGTTACCAGACATCCCAACCACCATTAACGAATTAGATTCCTCTAACAAGAGACAAGTTCCATCTGGACCCACTAAACTAAAGTTTGAAGGAAGAAGGATTGATGTAGGAAATCTGCCACAAAATGACAAATTCATTCCAACATGTCATTTTTGCAACAGGGAAGGTCACATTCGTCCTAAGTGCTATAAACTGCAGAACTACTTGAAAGCAATGATTAATTGA
- the LOC115715630 gene encoding transcription factor SPEECHLESS isoform X2 — protein sequence MMMNTMKDATLSATSDYFFDDDNEYFGSNDHINNLPSGDDLFSILDSLEPDFPPLEECTKLQSKQNQTKSSTTKKRALVSQDSLSSETELDLLPNSKKSKVSMTAAAAAATEDETTEGQGNKMSHIAIERNRRKQMNENLSVLRSLMPCFYVKRGDQASIIGGVVDYITELQQVLQSLEAKKQRKFYSEVLSPRLVSSSPRGSPMILSPKPPLSPRLMSLPNSPRTPQSISSPYIPPRLQLQQQQQTSYLSNEPSPTASSASSNFNTNDLFANSKSALADVEVKFSGSNVLLKTVSPKIPGQAVKIIAALEDLSLQILKININTLDDTMLNYSFTIKIGIECQLSAEELAQQIQQTFS from the exons ATGATGATGAATACTATGAAAGATGCTACTTTGTCTGCCACATCTGATTACTTTTTCGACGACGATAATGAATACTTCGGTTCCAATGATCATATCAACAACTTACCTTCTGGAGACGATCTTTTTAGTATCCTCGACAGCTTAGAGCCCGATTTTCCTCCATTGGAAGAATGTACAAAGCTCCAAAGCAAACAAAATCAAACGAAATCATCTACAACCAAAAAAAGAGCCCTAGTTTCTCAAGACTCATTATCTTCAGAAACCGAACTTGACCTTTTGCCAAACAGCAAAAAGTCAAAAGTTTCCATGACCGCAGCCGCTGCAGCTGCGACTGAGGATGAAACCACAGAAGGACAAGGGAATAAGATGTCTCACATAGCAATTGAGAGAAACCGCAGAAAACAAATGAATGAGAATTTGTCTGTTTTGCGTTCTCTCATGCCTTGCTTCTACGTCAAGCGA GGAGACCAAGCATCAATTATTGGTGGAGTAGTGGACTACATCACCGAGTTGCAACAAGTGTTACAGTCATTAGAGGCCAAAAAACAAAGGAAATTTTACAGTGAAGTGTTGAGCCCTAGACTGGTTTCAAGTAGTCCAAGAGGTTCACCAATGATTCTAAGCCCAAAACCACCACTAAGCCCTCGACTAATGAGCTTACCAAATAGCCCAAGAACACCTCAGTCAATAAGTAGCCCATACATACCACCAAGGCTCCAacttcaacaacaacaacaaacttCCTATCTTAGTAATGAACCCTCTCCAACTGCATCCTCTGCTTCATCCAATTTTAATACTAATGATCTTTTTGCCAATTCCAAATCTGCCCTTGCTGACGTGGAGGTCAAATTTTCTGGATCGAATGTTCTTCTAAAGACTGTATCTCCTAAGATTCCAGGACAAGCAGTGAAGATAATTGCTGCTCTTGAAGACCTTTCACTACAAATTCTTAAAATCAATATCAACACCCTCGATGACACCATGCTTAATTATTCCTTCACCATTAag
- the LOC115715630 gene encoding transcription factor SPEECHLESS isoform X1, producing the protein MMMNTMKDATLSATSDYFFDDDNEYFGSNDHINNLPSGDDLFSILDSLEPDFPPLEECTKLQSKQNQTKSSTTKKRALVSQDSLSSETELDLLPNSKKSKVSMTAAAAAATEDETTEGQGNKMSHIAIERNRRKQMNENLSVLRSLMPCFYVKRGDQASIIGGVVDYITELQQVLQSLEAKKQRKFYSEVLSPRLVSSSPRGSPMILSPKPPLSPRLMSLPNSPRTPQSISSPYIPPRLQLQQQQQTSYLSNEPSPTASSASSNFNTNDLFANSKSALADVEVKFSGSNVLLKTVSPKIPGQAVKIIAALEDLSLQILKININTLDDTMLNYSFTIKIGIECQLSAEELAHQIQQTFSL; encoded by the exons ATGATGATGAATACTATGAAAGATGCTACTTTGTCTGCCACATCTGATTACTTTTTCGACGACGATAATGAATACTTCGGTTCCAATGATCATATCAACAACTTACCTTCTGGAGACGATCTTTTTAGTATCCTCGACAGCTTAGAGCCCGATTTTCCTCCATTGGAAGAATGTACAAAGCTCCAAAGCAAACAAAATCAAACGAAATCATCTACAACCAAAAAAAGAGCCCTAGTTTCTCAAGACTCATTATCTTCAGAAACCGAACTTGACCTTTTGCCAAACAGCAAAAAGTCAAAAGTTTCCATGACCGCAGCCGCTGCAGCTGCGACTGAGGATGAAACCACAGAAGGACAAGGGAATAAGATGTCTCACATAGCAATTGAGAGAAACCGCAGAAAACAAATGAATGAGAATTTGTCTGTTTTGCGTTCTCTCATGCCTTGCTTCTACGTCAAGCGA GGAGACCAAGCATCAATTATTGGTGGAGTAGTGGACTACATCACCGAGTTGCAACAAGTGTTACAGTCATTAGAGGCCAAAAAACAAAGGAAATTTTACAGTGAAGTGTTGAGCCCTAGACTGGTTTCAAGTAGTCCAAGAGGTTCACCAATGATTCTAAGCCCAAAACCACCACTAAGCCCTCGACTAATGAGCTTACCAAATAGCCCAAGAACACCTCAGTCAATAAGTAGCCCATACATACCACCAAGGCTCCAacttcaacaacaacaacaaacttCCTATCTTAGTAATGAACCCTCTCCAACTGCATCCTCTGCTTCATCCAATTTTAATACTAATGATCTTTTTGCCAATTCCAAATCTGCCCTTGCTGACGTGGAGGTCAAATTTTCTGGATCGAATGTTCTTCTAAAGACTGTATCTCCTAAGATTCCAGGACAAGCAGTGAAGATAATTGCTGCTCTTGAAGACCTTTCACTACAAATTCTTAAAATCAATATCAACACCCTCGATGACACCATGCTTAATTATTCCTTCACCATTAag atTGGAATTGAATGTCAACTGAGTGCGGAGGAACTGGCTCACCAAATCCAGCAAACATTCTCCTTATAA